A genomic window from Cupriavidus metallidurans CH34 includes:
- the secD gene encoding protein translocase subunit SecD, with translation MNRYPIWKYIVILVALAIGITYTMPNFFGEAPAVQVSSAKATVKVDLSMQKHVEEILAQNQLQPDGVFFDVSGQSGSVKARFRTTDEQLKAKDVLSRSLNPDANDATYVVALNLLSGSPRWLTALHALPMYLGLDLRGGVHFLLQVDMKGAVDKKLDSLAGDARTLLRDKNIRHGGIDRDGERLTVRFSNGDDAERARGILADNLRELAFTMDGTNIVGTFTEAARKTVQDGAVKQNITTLHNRVNELGVAEPVIQQQGSDRIVVQLPGVQDTAKAKDIIGRTATLEARLADPDVRNPRPGDPVPFGDELFTQGNSAPVLLRKQVIFTGDRIESASAGFDQNQRPSVNIKLDAQGGRMLRDVSRENIGKPMGIVLFEKGKGEVLTVATIQSELGSSFQITGSYSTEAANDLALLLRAGSLAAPMEIIEERTIGPSLGADNIQKGFDSVAYGFAAIAVFMVLYYMLFGVFSVIALGVNLLLLVAVLSMLQATLTLPGIAAIALVLGMAIDANVLINERIREELRAGASPQMSIAIGFERAWATILDSNVTTLIAGLALLAFGSGPVRGFAVVHCLGILTSMFSAVFFNRGLVNLWYGRKKKLQGLAIGQIWKPDTTDTPVAK, from the coding sequence ATGAATCGTTATCCGATTTGGAAATACATCGTGATTCTGGTGGCTCTGGCCATCGGCATCACCTACACCATGCCGAACTTCTTCGGCGAGGCGCCCGCCGTCCAGGTATCGTCGGCCAAGGCCACGGTCAAGGTCGACCTGTCCATGCAGAAGCATGTCGAGGAGATCCTGGCGCAGAACCAGCTGCAGCCTGACGGGGTGTTCTTCGACGTGTCCGGCCAGTCCGGCTCGGTCAAGGCGCGCTTCCGCACCACTGACGAGCAGCTCAAGGCCAAGGACGTGCTGTCGCGCTCGCTGAACCCCGACGCGAACGATGCGACCTATGTCGTGGCGCTGAACCTGCTGTCCGGTTCGCCGCGCTGGCTGACCGCGCTGCACGCGCTGCCCATGTACCTGGGTCTGGATCTGCGCGGTGGCGTGCACTTCCTGCTACAGGTGGACATGAAGGGCGCCGTCGACAAGAAGCTCGACAGCCTGGCCGGCGATGCGCGCACGCTGCTGCGCGACAAGAACATCCGCCACGGCGGCATTGACCGTGACGGCGAGCGTCTGACCGTGCGCTTCAGCAATGGCGACGACGCGGAACGCGCGCGCGGCATCCTGGCCGACAACCTGCGCGAGCTGGCCTTCACGATGGACGGCACGAACATCGTCGGCACGTTCACGGAAGCCGCCCGCAAGACCGTGCAGGACGGCGCCGTCAAGCAGAACATCACCACCCTGCACAATCGTGTGAACGAACTTGGCGTGGCAGAGCCGGTGATCCAGCAGCAAGGCTCCGACCGCATTGTGGTGCAGCTGCCGGGCGTGCAGGACACCGCCAAGGCCAAGGACATCATCGGCCGTACCGCCACGCTCGAGGCGCGCCTGGCCGATCCGGATGTGCGCAACCCGCGCCCGGGTGACCCCGTGCCGTTCGGCGACGAGCTGTTCACGCAAGGCAACAGCGCCCCGGTGCTGCTGCGCAAGCAGGTGATCTTCACCGGCGACCGTATCGAAAGCGCCTCGGCCGGTTTCGACCAGAACCAGCGCCCGTCCGTCAACATCAAGCTCGACGCCCAAGGCGGCCGCATGCTGCGTGACGTGTCGCGGGAGAACATTGGCAAGCCGATGGGCATCGTCCTGTTCGAGAAGGGCAAGGGCGAAGTGCTGACTGTGGCGACGATCCAGTCCGAGCTTGGCTCGAGCTTCCAGATCACCGGTTCTTACTCGACCGAAGCCGCCAACGACCTGGCCCTGCTGCTGCGCGCCGGCTCGCTGGCCGCCCCGATGGAAATCATCGAGGAACGCACAATCGGCCCGTCGCTGGGCGCGGACAACATCCAGAAGGGCTTTGACTCGGTGGCCTACGGCTTCGCCGCGATCGCCGTCTTCATGGTGCTGTACTACATGCTGTTCGGCGTGTTCTCCGTGATCGCGCTGGGCGTGAACCTGCTGCTGCTGGTGGCGGTGCTGTCGATGCTGCAGGCCACGCTGACGCTGCCTGGCATCGCCGCTATCGCGCTGGTGCTCGGCATGGCCATCGACGCGAACGTGCTGATCAACGAGCGGATCCGCGAGGAACTGCGCGCGGGCGCATCGCCGCAGATGTCGATCGCCATCGGCTTCGAGCGTGCCTGGGCCACGATTCTCGACTCGAACGTGACCACGCTGATCGCTGGCCTGGCGCTGCTGGCCTTTGGCTCGGGCCCGGTGCGCGGCTTTGCCGTGGTGCACTGCCTGGGCATTCTGACCTCGATGTTCTCGGCGGTGTTCTTCAACCGCGGCCTGGTCAACCTTTGGTACGGCCGCAAGAAGAAGCTCCAGGGCTTGGCCATCGGTCAGATCTGGAAGCCGGACACCACCGACACCCCGGTCGCCAAGTAA
- the secF gene encoding protein translocase subunit SecF — MEFFRIKRDIPFMKHALIFNVVSFLTFAAAVFFLWHKGLHLSIEFTGGTVMEVNYQQAVDLEKVRGQVSKLGYSDVQVQNFGTSRDVMIRLPLQKGPDGKQVTSAQQSEQVMGALTAASPDVKLQRVEFVGPQVGKELATDGLLALLCVVAGIVIYLSFRFEWKFAVAGIIANLHDVVIILGFFAFFQWEFSLSVLAAILAVLGYSVNESVVIFDRIREAFRKYRKMTTHEVIDHAITSTMSRTIITHGSTEMMVLSMFFFGGPTLHYFALALTVGILFGIYSSVFVAAALAMWLGVKREDLVKGDKKGGDVTDRNDPNFGAQA, encoded by the coding sequence ATGGAATTTTTCCGCATCAAGCGCGACATTCCGTTCATGAAGCACGCGTTGATCTTCAACGTGGTGTCCTTCCTGACGTTTGCCGCCGCTGTTTTCTTCCTCTGGCACAAGGGCCTGCACCTGTCGATCGAATTCACCGGCGGCACGGTGATGGAGGTCAACTACCAGCAGGCCGTCGATCTCGAGAAGGTCCGTGGCCAGGTCAGCAAGCTCGGCTACTCCGATGTGCAGGTGCAGAATTTCGGCACCTCGCGCGACGTGATGATCCGCCTGCCGCTGCAGAAGGGCCCGGACGGCAAGCAGGTGACCTCCGCGCAGCAGAGCGAGCAGGTCATGGGCGCGCTGACGGCGGCCTCGCCTGACGTCAAGCTGCAACGCGTGGAGTTCGTCGGCCCGCAGGTGGGCAAGGAACTGGCCACGGACGGCCTGCTGGCCCTGCTGTGCGTGGTGGCCGGTATCGTGATCTACCTGTCGTTCCGCTTCGAATGGAAGTTCGCGGTCGCCGGTATCATCGCCAACCTGCACGATGTGGTGATCATCCTGGGCTTCTTCGCCTTCTTCCAGTGGGAGTTCTCGCTCTCGGTGCTGGCGGCGATCCTGGCGGTGCTCGGCTACTCCGTGAACGAGTCGGTGGTGATTTTCGACCGGATCCGCGAAGCCTTCCGCAAGTACCGCAAGATGACTACGCATGAAGTCATCGACCACGCGATCACCAGCACGATGTCGCGGACCATCATCACCCACGGCTCGACCGAAATGATGGTGCTGTCGATGTTCTTCTTCGGCGGCCCGACGCTGCACTACTTCGCCCTGGCCCTGACTGTGGGTATTCTGTTCGGTATCTACTCGTCGGTGTTCGTGGCCGCGGCGCTGGCGATGTGGCTCGGCGTGAAGCGCGAAGACCTCGTCAAGGGCGACAAGAAAGGCGGCGACGTAACCGACCGCAACGACCCGAACTTCGGCGCGCAAGCTTGA
- the tgt gene encoding tRNA guanosine(34) transglycosylase Tgt: MLNFELLTTDGNARRGRVTLNHGVVETPIFMPVGTYGSVKAMSPLELNEIGAQIILGNTFHLWLRPGLDVVDTHAGLHKFIGWDKPILTDSGGFQVFSLGELRKITEEGVTFASPVNGDKLFLSPEISMQIQRTLNSDIVMQFDECTPYEIDGRPATHDEAARSMRMSLRWAKRSRDEFDHLANPNALFGIVQGGMFEDLRDESLAGLSELDFHGYAIGGLSVGEPKEDMMRVLEHVGPRLPAHKPHYLMGVGTPEDLVAGVAHGVDMFDCVMPTRNARNGWLFTRFGDVKIRNAAHRNDPRPLDEQCGCYTCRNFSRAYLHHLHRVGEILGARLNTIHNLYYYLELMREMRTAIEEHRFEAFRRQFAENRARGTR; the protein is encoded by the coding sequence ATGCTCAATTTCGAACTGCTGACCACTGATGGCAACGCCCGCCGTGGCCGCGTCACGCTGAACCACGGCGTTGTGGAAACGCCGATCTTCATGCCCGTAGGCACCTACGGGTCGGTCAAGGCAATGTCGCCGCTCGAACTCAACGAGATCGGCGCGCAAATCATCCTCGGCAATACGTTCCACCTGTGGCTGCGCCCGGGGCTCGACGTCGTTGACACCCACGCCGGCCTGCACAAGTTCATCGGCTGGGACAAGCCGATCCTGACCGATTCGGGCGGTTTTCAGGTGTTTTCGCTGGGAGAACTGCGCAAGATCACCGAGGAAGGTGTCACGTTCGCATCGCCGGTCAATGGCGACAAGCTGTTCCTGTCGCCCGAGATCTCGATGCAGATCCAGCGCACGCTGAACTCAGACATCGTGATGCAATTCGACGAGTGCACGCCGTACGAGATCGACGGCCGTCCCGCCACGCACGACGAGGCCGCCCGCTCCATGCGGATGAGCCTGCGCTGGGCCAAGCGTTCGCGCGACGAGTTCGACCATCTGGCCAATCCCAACGCGCTGTTCGGCATCGTGCAGGGCGGCATGTTCGAGGACCTGCGCGACGAATCACTGGCGGGCCTGTCGGAACTGGACTTCCATGGTTACGCGATCGGCGGCCTGTCGGTTGGTGAGCCGAAGGAAGACATGATGCGGGTGCTGGAGCACGTTGGTCCCCGCTTGCCGGCGCACAAGCCGCACTATCTGATGGGCGTTGGCACGCCCGAGGACCTGGTGGCCGGCGTGGCGCACGGCGTCGACATGTTCGACTGCGTGATGCCGACCCGCAACGCCCGCAACGGCTGGCTGTTCACGCGCTTTGGTGACGTGAAGATCCGCAACGCGGCGCACCGCAACGACCCGCGCCCGCTGGACGAACAGTGCGGCTGCTACACCTGCCGTAACTTCTCCCGGGCCTACCTGCACCACCTGCACCGCGTGGGCGAAATCCTTGGCGCGCGCCTGAACACGATCCACAACCTCTATTACTACCTGGAACTGATGCGCGAGATGCGCACGGCCATCGAAGAGCACCGCTTCGAGGCATTCCGCCGCCAGTTCGCCGAAAATCGCGCGCGCGGCACACGCTGA
- a CDS encoding CaiB/BaiF CoA transferase family protein, which yields MQQTIEPSKDTELPLDGVRVLDLSRVFAGPLCGQVLADFGAEVVKVEHPGRGDDTRDWGMRIGKTETTYYNSMNRNKRSITLDLQSKEGVQIVYELLPKFDVVIHNFKTGGAEKLGLGYEQLKAIKPDLIYCAISGYDTSGPEAKRPGYDLVIQGEAGLMALNGEADQPPLKFGVAVVDLMTGMYAAQAVLAALFRRERKGLGQLIEMALYDCGVMVTGYYGLDAMLLGRDPARYGNAHPSIVPYGMFEAADGPLIIAVGNNNQFDKFCRQVIERPDIVEDPRYATNVERAKNRVTLTPLITGLIHAFPRDLLLERMTACGIPCGRVAGLHEALTSERTRRGGLMREMPHPVAGTTHVFAPPYRLDGKRPPIRNAPPTLGEGTRAVLQSLLDMSDAQLQELQALGVLTLPEAPANS from the coding sequence ATGCAGCAGACCATTGAACCATCCAAGGACACCGAACTGCCTCTCGACGGCGTGCGCGTGCTTGACCTGTCCCGCGTCTTCGCTGGCCCGCTGTGCGGGCAAGTCCTGGCCGACTTCGGTGCCGAGGTGGTCAAGGTGGAACATCCCGGCCGTGGCGATGACACCCGTGATTGGGGGATGCGCATTGGCAAGACGGAGACGACTTACTACAACAGCATGAACCGCAACAAGCGGTCCATCACGCTGGATCTGCAGAGCAAGGAAGGCGTGCAGATCGTCTACGAACTGCTGCCGAAGTTCGACGTCGTCATCCACAACTTCAAGACGGGCGGCGCCGAGAAGCTGGGCCTGGGCTACGAGCAGCTCAAGGCCATCAAGCCTGACCTCATCTACTGCGCCATTTCTGGATACGACACCAGCGGCCCGGAAGCGAAACGCCCCGGCTACGACCTCGTCATCCAGGGCGAGGCCGGCCTCATGGCGCTCAATGGCGAGGCCGATCAGCCGCCGTTGAAATTCGGCGTTGCGGTCGTCGACCTCATGACCGGCATGTATGCGGCACAAGCCGTACTGGCCGCCCTCTTCCGCCGCGAGCGAAAGGGCCTGGGCCAACTGATCGAGATGGCGCTGTACGACTGCGGCGTGATGGTGACGGGCTACTACGGCCTGGATGCCATGCTGCTGGGGCGCGACCCGGCACGCTACGGGAACGCCCATCCGTCCATCGTGCCCTACGGCATGTTCGAGGCTGCCGATGGTCCACTGATCATCGCGGTGGGAAACAACAACCAGTTCGACAAGTTCTGCCGCCAGGTCATCGAGCGCCCCGATATCGTCGAGGATCCACGCTACGCCACGAACGTCGAGCGCGCGAAGAACCGCGTCACCCTGACACCGCTGATCACGGGTCTGATCCATGCGTTTCCCCGCGACCTTCTGCTGGAACGCATGACCGCTTGCGGTATCCCGTGCGGCAGGGTGGCCGGGCTGCACGAGGCACTGACCAGCGAACGGACTCGCAGGGGTGGGCTGATGCGTGAGATGCCGCATCCGGTGGCAGGCACGACGCATGTATTTGCGCCGCCGTACCGTCTGGACGGAAAGCGCCCGCCGATTCGCAATGCACCGCCGACGC
- the yajC gene encoding preprotein translocase subunit YajC: protein MFISNAFAQTAGIGGGAGGLMSFLPIILMFAVLWFIMIRPQMKRQKETKAMMEALAKNDEVVTAGGILGRVTKVNENYVTLEVAEGTEITVQKNAVTTVLPKGSLKSL from the coding sequence GTGTTTATCTCTAACGCTTTTGCCCAGACTGCTGGTATCGGCGGCGGCGCCGGTGGCCTGATGAGCTTTCTGCCGATCATCCTGATGTTCGCGGTGCTGTGGTTCATCATGATCCGCCCGCAGATGAAGCGCCAGAAGGAAACCAAGGCAATGATGGAAGCGCTGGCCAAGAACGACGAAGTCGTGACGGCGGGCGGCATCCTGGGCCGCGTCACCAAGGTCAACGAGAACTACGTGACCCTGGAAGTGGCCGAAGGTACGGAAATCACCGTGCAGAAGAATGCGGTGACCACTGTGCTGCCGAAGGGCTCGCTGAAGTCGCTCTGA